One Pradoshia eiseniae DNA segment encodes these proteins:
- a CDS encoding 3-oxoacid CoA-transferase subunit B: MKNKTYEMIAKRAAMALAGSRIVNLGIGIPTLVADYLDDDAVCLHTENGLLGVTKVDADQIDPNLVNAGKLPVGEGIGSSFFHSADSFGMIRGGHVDVAVLGALQVDQCGRIANWAVPGQSILGVGGAMDLLAGAKSVIVTMTHTAKNGASKLVKECNYPLSGRRNADLIITDLAVFAVKEESLHLIELMPDVDLEHVQNKTEADFTVDLAGD; the protein is encoded by the coding sequence ATGAAGAACAAGACCTATGAGATGATTGCCAAGCGCGCCGCCATGGCATTAGCCGGGAGCAGAATCGTGAACCTCGGGATTGGGATTCCCACTCTAGTTGCGGACTACTTAGATGATGATGCTGTTTGTCTACATACCGAAAACGGGCTGCTTGGTGTGACGAAGGTTGATGCTGACCAAATCGATCCGAATCTAGTGAATGCGGGCAAGCTGCCTGTAGGTGAAGGAATTGGTTCAAGCTTCTTCCACAGCGCGGATTCCTTCGGGATGATTCGGGGCGGACATGTCGATGTCGCTGTATTAGGTGCCTTGCAGGTCGACCAATGCGGGCGGATTGCGAATTGGGCAGTACCAGGCCAAAGCATCTTGGGCGTAGGCGGTGCGATGGATTTGCTTGCTGGGGCCAAGTCCGTGATCGTCACGATGACCCACACCGCCAAGAATGGGGCCAGCAAGCTCGTGAAGGAATGTAATTATCCGCTCAGCGGACGGCGGAATGCTGATTTGATCATTACGGATTTGGCGGTGTTCGCCGTGAAAGAAGAAAGCTTGCATCTGATTGAGCTGATGCCAGACGTTGATTTAGAACACGTACAGAATAAAACCGAAGCAGATTTTACGGTTGATTTGG